In the Candidatus Electrothrix rattekaaiensis genome, one interval contains:
- a CDS encoding cyclic nucleotide-binding domain-containing protein — MYRRNAVFVVTEEHSCPLYQVGDECIIRDSTISAGQNKELCVWLVQELLTAMRDSNLLKRRFTHPGARQIKFECGGCTGLVRFEYKKETSYSTLQMNLLEASKKRAKNQLVGKFFGLLREMKLFEPLDDFDLQDLALLMKLEKYPANNILLEAGTVGTHFYVVLSGEVNVVRDDNGVIAELGPGDIFGEMSLLSGESTYSSVHSKTPVELATLKAIEFKRILSLYPVLQVFFYRVLVERVQKNAILAGNITSGMNGELSDINAVELFQLINSGGKTGRIDLVFDECRGRVLFNAGEIVYCKCGEYEGKNAIFYILAKKEGQFAYVKGISEEEKELPVLGGFMGLIMEGLHRIDENEAGEEGRDVL; from the coding sequence GTGTATCGTCGTAATGCAGTATTTGTTGTTACAGAAGAACATTCCTGTCCTTTGTATCAGGTGGGAGATGAATGTATCATACGTGATTCAACAATCTCGGCAGGTCAGAACAAGGAACTCTGCGTGTGGCTGGTGCAGGAGCTGTTAACAGCAATGCGCGACAGCAATCTCCTGAAGCGCCGTTTTACACATCCGGGAGCAAGGCAAATTAAATTTGAGTGCGGCGGATGTACCGGGTTGGTTCGATTTGAATACAAAAAGGAGACCTCCTATTCAACCCTACAGATGAATCTTCTTGAGGCATCAAAAAAACGTGCAAAAAATCAACTTGTCGGGAAGTTCTTCGGTCTTCTTAGGGAGATGAAACTCTTTGAACCCCTTGACGATTTCGATCTACAGGATCTGGCTCTCCTGATGAAGTTGGAAAAATATCCGGCAAATAATATACTTCTTGAAGCCGGTACGGTGGGTACGCATTTTTATGTCGTTTTATCTGGAGAAGTGAATGTAGTACGGGACGATAACGGGGTGATTGCCGAACTCGGGCCCGGAGATATTTTTGGCGAGATGAGTCTTCTTTCTGGCGAATCGACCTATTCTTCGGTGCATTCAAAAACACCGGTGGAACTGGCCACATTAAAAGCGATAGAATTTAAACGGATACTTTCACTCTATCCGGTTTTGCAGGTTTTTTTCTATCGGGTTCTTGTTGAGCGTGTGCAGAAGAACGCTATTCTGGCCGGAAACATCACTTCCGGCATGAACGGTGAACTCTCGGATATCAACGCGGTGGAACTTTTTCAATTGATCAATTCCGGCGGTAAAACCGGGAGGATTGATCTTGTTTTTGATGAATGCAGGGGGCGTGTTCTGTTTAATGCAGGAGAAATAGTTTATTGCAAATGCGGTGAATATGAAGGGAAAAATGCTATTTTTTATATACTCGCAAAAAAAGAAGGCCAGTTCGCCTATGTCAAGGGGATCTCTGAGGAGGAAAAAGAATTGCCGGTTCTGGGAGGATTTATGGGCCTGATCATGGAGGGTTTACATCGTATAGACGAAAATGAAGCTGGAGAAGAGGGACGGGATGTCTTATGA
- a CDS encoding bifunctional (p)ppGpp synthetase/guanosine-3',5'-bis(diphosphate) 3'-pyrophosphohydrolase, producing MVDFDELKNTAGEYLSEDDLGNLEDAYTFAVERHRVLLHSSGRSYISHLLNVANTVASMHLDLDTIIASLLHGVLKEGVATPEELEGKFGHDVANIINGTTKITNVRYDSKMAYQAENIRKLFLAMGSDIRVLLVKLADRLHDMLLLHQESEKKQRQLSRETMDLYAPLASRLGIDWLKRELEDLSFQYLFPAEYKELMGHLVSTLGEREKYVDEVIGILRKKLKKNQVIPVRVIGRPKHLYSIYKKLIVQNIPIEQVYDKVAFRIIVNTVKECYEALGTIHGNWTPVPGRIKDFISAPKSNNYQSLHTTVAGPGGHFIEIQIRTEEMDRVAQEGVAAHWAYKEGQKINSRDARLFKDLKKLVKSLQEVEDPGEFLDSVRGELFDPDVYALTPTGEVREMPRGSTPIDFAYAIHTAVGDRCTGARVNGRLVQLKYELQNGDIVEIITSKNQHPKQAWLQLVKTSRARAKIRQWLRREEKEKTLEEGREICERGLKQLGTSLKKLIKSGHIRLLLQELRCNSLDDMLAKTGTGAITFRHLERALLPKELQQQEEQSREEELPEQFVEAGPQQPAPTAKGAVQIDGVDDMLIKISQCCKPVPGDEVIGFITTGVGISVHKADCPSLLATDPTRWVEVNWSSNMQGRHRTELFLRAEDRKNLLADISSLISSDDADVVEFSSRTNAENIAEFRVVLEITDTDHLQKLLIHLQQMPDMIEVRRR from the coding sequence ATGGTTGATTTTGACGAACTGAAAAACACGGCAGGCGAATACCTTTCCGAGGATGATCTGGGTAATCTTGAGGATGCCTATACCTTTGCCGTTGAACGGCACAGGGTACTTCTCCACTCCTCGGGAAGATCGTATATCAGCCATCTGCTGAACGTGGCCAATACTGTGGCCTCCATGCATTTGGATCTGGATACGATCATTGCAAGCCTGCTCCACGGAGTCTTGAAGGAAGGTGTTGCGACACCGGAGGAGCTGGAAGGAAAATTCGGCCATGACGTAGCCAATATTATCAACGGAACCACAAAGATAACCAATGTCCGCTATGATTCCAAAATGGCCTATCAGGCGGAAAACATCCGCAAACTGTTCCTGGCTATGGGATCGGATATCCGAGTTCTCCTGGTCAAGCTTGCCGATCGCCTGCATGACATGCTCCTCCTCCATCAGGAAAGCGAAAAAAAACAGCGGCAGCTGTCTCGGGAAACCATGGACCTCTATGCGCCGCTGGCTAGCCGGCTCGGTATAGACTGGCTCAAGCGGGAGCTTGAGGATCTCTCGTTTCAGTACCTTTTTCCGGCGGAATATAAGGAGTTGATGGGCCATCTGGTCAGCACCCTGGGAGAACGGGAAAAGTATGTCGATGAGGTCATCGGTATTCTCCGCAAAAAGTTGAAAAAGAACCAGGTCATTCCAGTTCGGGTCATAGGACGGCCCAAGCATTTGTATTCCATTTATAAAAAGCTGATTGTCCAGAATATTCCCATTGAGCAGGTGTACGATAAGGTGGCTTTTCGTATTATCGTGAACACGGTCAAAGAGTGCTACGAGGCCTTGGGCACCATTCATGGCAACTGGACACCGGTTCCGGGTCGAATCAAGGATTTCATTTCCGCGCCTAAATCCAACAACTACCAGTCGCTGCACACCACGGTGGCCGGACCCGGTGGCCATTTCATCGAGATCCAGATCCGCACGGAAGAAATGGACAGGGTGGCGCAGGAAGGTGTTGCGGCCCACTGGGCCTATAAAGAAGGGCAGAAGATCAACTCCCGGGATGCCCGCCTTTTCAAGGATCTCAAGAAACTGGTCAAAAGTCTTCAGGAAGTTGAAGATCCCGGCGAATTTCTTGACTCGGTGCGCGGCGAGCTTTTTGACCCGGATGTGTACGCCCTGACCCCGACAGGCGAAGTACGCGAGATGCCCAGAGGGTCCACGCCTATTGATTTTGCCTATGCCATCCATACTGCTGTCGGCGACCGATGTACCGGTGCCAGAGTGAACGGTCGTCTGGTGCAACTCAAATATGAATTGCAGAACGGCGACATTGTCGAAATCATCACCTCAAAAAATCAGCATCCCAAGCAGGCATGGCTGCAACTGGTCAAGACCAGTCGGGCCAGAGCAAAGATCCGGCAATGGCTACGGCGGGAGGAAAAAGAAAAGACTCTAGAGGAAGGACGCGAGATCTGTGAACGGGGGCTGAAGCAGCTTGGCACCAGCCTGAAAAAACTGATAAAGAGCGGCCATATTCGTCTCTTGTTACAAGAGTTGCGCTGTAACTCTCTGGATGACATGCTGGCCAAGACGGGAACCGGAGCAATTACATTCCGCCATCTTGAACGTGCCCTGCTCCCCAAAGAACTGCAACAGCAGGAAGAGCAGAGCCGGGAAGAAGAGCTGCCGGAGCAGTTCGTTGAGGCGGGGCCGCAGCAGCCTGCGCCGACGGCCAAAGGTGCGGTCCAGATTGACGGTGTTGATGATATGCTGATCAAAATCAGCCAATGCTGTAAGCCGGTGCCGGGCGACGAGGTTATCGGTTTTATCACCACCGGGGTGGGAATCTCCGTGCATAAGGCCGATTGCCCCAGCCTGCTGGCCACAGATCCGACTCGCTGGGTTGAAGTCAACTGGTCCAGCAATATGCAGGGCAGACACCGAACCGAACTCTTTTTACGCGCCGAAGACAGAAAAAACCTGCTGGCAGATATCAGCTCATTAATCTCCAGTGATGATGCCGATGTTGTTGAGTTCAGTTCTCGGACAAATGCGGAGAATATTGCTGAGTTCCGCGTTGTTCTCGAAATTACCGACACAGACCATCTGCAAAAATTACTGATCCATCTCCAGCAGATGCCGGATATGATCGAAGTGCGCAGGCGGTAG
- a CDS encoding Smr/MutS family protein, whose product MQLFCEVCGNEVDSGISRCPFCESELKFSPSGRGIPHREVKLKRGMPTVEQALGRLERELEQARKERCRVLTLIHGYGSSGRGGVIREEIREKLQYLKYRGEINDVLDGENFSTGNGPGRNMVRRFPFLRQHSDLNRGNRGITLVIL is encoded by the coding sequence ATGCAGCTTTTTTGTGAGGTCTGCGGCAACGAGGTGGACTCGGGTATCAGCCGTTGTCCTTTTTGCGAGTCCGAGCTGAAATTCTCTCCCTCTGGACGGGGCATTCCACACCGGGAGGTCAAACTGAAACGGGGCATGCCCACTGTGGAGCAGGCCTTGGGGCGACTTGAACGAGAACTGGAGCAGGCCAGAAAAGAAAGATGCCGCGTGCTCACGCTGATCCACGGTTACGGTTCATCAGGTCGCGGCGGTGTAATCAGGGAAGAAATTCGGGAGAAATTGCAATATCTCAAATATCGCGGCGAGATTAACGATGTGTTAGACGGTGAGAACTTCAGCACCGGCAACGGCCCCGGACGCAACATGGTGCGTCGTTTCCCCTTTCTTCGTCAGCACAGTGACCTCAACAGAGGCAATCGCGGGATAACCTTGGTAATTCTCTAA
- a CDS encoding DnaJ domain-containing protein, with amino-acid sequence MQRQYSYNSNQPGCGGCLLIVILILLATGGWQAVGSFFSVLIYSGLFAVLALVVAFFGFTRYIQSRAAAYAQSQTESHNRFVFLLVNILVCVAKVDGHFTKSELRTMLNFFQHSLHYNQDQMYWVKQLIKDARDDEQDLDALLTEFRNSFAYEPRLILLELIYQLIFAKKPVNEGELNLARKIGQFLGIREYERQTIENKYRYGHQYQRGAAGGGAPSEQQYYAVLGVTSGAEFPEIKKAYRKLSMQYHPDKVAHLGDEFKGVAEEKMKEINAAYDYFRKKYDGS; translated from the coding sequence ATGCAACGCCAGTACAGCTATAATAGCAACCAGCCGGGCTGCGGCGGTTGTCTTCTTATCGTCATCCTCATCCTGCTGGCCACCGGTGGCTGGCAGGCTGTGGGGAGTTTTTTTTCCGTTCTTATCTACTCCGGTCTGTTCGCGGTATTAGCTCTCGTTGTGGCCTTTTTCGGTTTTACCCGATATATCCAGAGCCGAGCCGCAGCCTATGCGCAATCCCAGACCGAAAGTCATAATCGCTTTGTCTTTCTTCTGGTCAATATCTTGGTCTGTGTCGCCAAGGTAGACGGCCATTTCACCAAATCCGAGTTGCGGACCATGCTGAACTTTTTTCAGCACTCGCTCCATTATAATCAGGACCAGATGTATTGGGTCAAACAGCTGATTAAGGATGCCCGTGATGATGAGCAGGATCTGGATGCTTTGCTGACAGAATTTCGCAACAGTTTTGCTTATGAGCCCCGCCTGATCCTGCTGGAGCTGATCTATCAGTTGATCTTTGCCAAGAAACCGGTCAATGAAGGAGAGCTTAATCTTGCCCGCAAGATTGGGCAATTTCTCGGTATTCGGGAGTATGAGCGACAGACTATTGAAAATAAATACCGCTATGGACATCAGTACCAGCGTGGGGCTGCTGGCGGTGGTGCGCCTTCCGAGCAGCAGTATTACGCCGTGCTCGGGGTGACTTCCGGGGCGGAATTTCCCGAGATTAAAAAGGCCTATCGTAAGCTCTCTATGCAGTATCACCCGGATAAGGTAGCCCATTTAGGTGATGAGTTCAAGGGGGTTGCTGAGGAGAAGATGAAGGAAATTAATGCGGCGTATGATTATTTTCGGAAGAAGTATGATGGGAGTTAG
- the lon gene encoding endopeptidase La, producing the protein MDDQSQNNQNKQQDPTLLPIPKELPILPLHGFVFFPGMGFPLQIASATSRQLVDEAMEGDQMIGLVLCHKKQVGNNDTISSADLHRVGAVGYVHKVSTTEEGYYQVLVSGIHKLSVDKFTAEMPYIKGEISILPMEVNDGDRETEALVLGIRNEFKKLGELINLPAEIMATMDAISDPFHVGYLVSSQLNLRVNKEQEILEIVEVNLLLHRVARELNRRVNTAEMSNKLQEDIKKDMDGKQREFFLRQQMQAIRKELGEESDGKVELQELRERAAESGLSEEANKAVEKELTRLDRISPSSPEYSVSRNYIDWILDLPWSTSSDDTLDLDKAESDLEEEHYGLEKIKKRILEFLAVRKLKNDIHGPILCLAGPPGVGKTSLGQSIARTMNRKFSRMALGGMRDEAEIRGHRRTYIGALPGRIIQNLKKVGTNNPVILLDEIDKLGNDFRGDPASALLEVLDPEQNSTFTDHYLDIEFDLSKVMFIATANMLETIPGPLRDRMEVVQLSSYTEDEKLAIARKYLLKKQLKEHALTAENLEMDDEALLAVIRSYTREAGVRNLERQLAAICRGVAANLARGRTEKTVVTADNLYDFLGVVSYTSEMKARTWGPGLSTGLAWTPVGGQILFIETSKMKGKGGLALTGKLGDVMKESASAALTYIRSNAHSLSVDEDVFSQIDLHVHVPDGATPKDGPSAGVAMVSSLISVISDRTVRQDVAMTGEITLRGDVLPVGGIAEKVLAALRAGINELVLPVLNEKDVLEIPEEVREGVIFHYPHTIEEALGFVLEKETDNT; encoded by the coding sequence CTCTGCACGGATTTGTCTTTTTTCCGGGCATGGGTTTTCCGCTCCAGATTGCCAGTGCCACCTCTAGGCAGTTGGTGGACGAGGCTATGGAAGGCGATCAGATGATCGGGTTGGTACTCTGTCATAAAAAACAGGTGGGGAATAACGATACCATCTCCAGTGCTGATCTGCATCGAGTCGGTGCAGTGGGCTATGTTCACAAGGTGTCAACCACTGAAGAGGGCTATTATCAGGTCCTGGTCAGCGGTATTCATAAGCTCAGTGTTGATAAGTTCACCGCAGAAATGCCATATATTAAAGGTGAGATCAGCATTCTTCCGATGGAGGTGAATGACGGGGATCGCGAGACTGAGGCCTTGGTTCTCGGTATTCGTAATGAGTTTAAAAAACTCGGCGAGCTGATCAATCTGCCTGCGGAAATCATGGCCACTATGGATGCGATCTCTGATCCCTTTCATGTTGGCTATCTGGTCTCTTCTCAGTTGAACCTTAGGGTGAATAAGGAGCAAGAAATCCTTGAGATCGTCGAGGTTAACCTGTTGCTGCATCGAGTGGCTCGTGAATTGAACAGGCGGGTGAACACCGCTGAGATGAGCAATAAGTTGCAGGAAGATATCAAGAAGGATATGGATGGCAAGCAGCGGGAATTTTTTCTCCGCCAGCAGATGCAGGCCATTCGTAAGGAGTTGGGTGAAGAATCTGACGGCAAGGTGGAGCTTCAGGAACTGCGGGAACGGGCTGCCGAGTCCGGTTTGAGCGAGGAAGCGAACAAGGCCGTGGAAAAAGAGCTGACGCGTCTGGATCGAATTTCTCCTTCTTCCCCGGAATATTCTGTTTCCCGTAATTATATCGACTGGATTCTGGATTTGCCTTGGAGCACATCCTCTGATGATACCTTGGATTTGGACAAGGCGGAGAGTGATCTGGAAGAGGAGCATTACGGACTTGAAAAGATCAAGAAGCGGATTCTGGAATTCTTGGCTGTGCGCAAGCTGAAAAACGATATCCACGGCCCGATTCTCTGTCTGGCTGGCCCTCCAGGAGTGGGAAAGACCTCTTTGGGCCAATCCATTGCCCGCACTATGAATCGAAAGTTTTCCCGTATGGCCCTGGGCGGTATGCGTGACGAGGCCGAAATTCGTGGCCATCGGCGAACCTACATCGGTGCGTTGCCTGGTCGGATTATCCAGAATCTGAAAAAGGTGGGCACGAATAATCCGGTTATCCTTTTGGATGAGATCGATAAACTGGGCAATGATTTTCGCGGCGATCCCGCTTCCGCCCTGCTGGAGGTACTGGACCCAGAGCAGAACTCGACCTTTACCGATCATTACCTGGATATTGAATTTGATCTGTCCAAGGTCATGTTTATCGCCACCGCTAATATGCTGGAGACCATTCCCGGTCCTCTGCGGGACAGGATGGAAGTGGTGCAGCTCTCCAGTTACACGGAAGATGAAAAGCTGGCCATTGCCCGCAAATATTTGCTGAAAAAGCAGCTCAAGGAGCATGCGCTTACAGCAGAAAATTTGGAAATGGATGACGAGGCCCTGCTGGCCGTTATCCGCTCCTATACCAGAGAAGCGGGTGTGCGTAATCTGGAGCGTCAACTGGCGGCTATCTGTCGTGGGGTTGCGGCGAATCTCGCCCGAGGTCGGACCGAGAAAACCGTGGTTACGGCGGATAATCTGTACGACTTCCTCGGGGTGGTGAGTTACACCTCTGAAATGAAGGCACGCACTTGGGGGCCGGGACTCTCCACCGGTCTGGCTTGGACCCCAGTGGGTGGTCAGATCCTCTTTATCGAGACTTCCAAGATGAAGGGCAAAGGCGGGCTTGCTTTAACCGGGAAGCTCGGCGATGTGATGAAGGAATCCGCTTCTGCGGCCCTGACCTATATTCGCTCCAACGCGCACTCCTTGAGCGTTGACGAGGATGTTTTTTCGCAGATTGATCTCCATGTCCATGTGCCGGACGGCGCAACACCCAAGGACGGTCCTTCCGCTGGTGTGGCTATGGTCAGTTCTCTGATTTCGGTGATCAGTGACCGGACAGTGCGTCAGGATGTGGCCATGACCGGAGAAATTACCCTGCGCGGCGATGTCCTGCCTGTGGGCGGTATCGCGGAAAAAGTCCTGGCTGCCTTACGCGCTGGCATCAATGAACTGGTCCTGCCGGTTCTCAATGAAAAGGATGTGCTGGAGATTCCGGAAGAGGTCCGTGAAGGCGTTATTTTCCATTATCCGCACACCATTGAAGAAGCTCTGGGGTTTGTTCTGGAGAAAGAAACGGATAATACATAA
- the ftsY gene encoding signal recognition particle-docking protein FtsY, giving the protein MLGWFKKKLSGRKEEAAVEETAAQADVGIAAAEEPATSAATAEKKPEQEADKTVPAAEPALSATAEAKAEAEPPAEGHAGGQEQEKPQRSMFRRLQERLGKSRNHFVHRLDTLFRGRKEIDQELFDELEEILITADLGVNTAMELLDEAKSSVKRQDLSDPQALKKVLRDKILSFLQESSQPAELVLPDSGPFVIMVVGVNGVGKTTSIGKIAAKFAKAGQSVLLVAGDTFRAAAIDQLKIWGDRVGVEVVAGPPKSDPSSVVFDGVAKGVAKDYDVVIIDTAGRLHTSVNLMAELKKIKRVVGKNLSTAPHEVMLVVDATTGQNAISQAKMFNEAVGITGLTLTKLDGTAKGGIVANICHELKIPVRFIGIGEQVEDLRDFDPEEFVDALFSVEEGS; this is encoded by the coding sequence ATGCTTGGTTGGTTTAAGAAAAAACTCTCGGGAAGGAAAGAAGAGGCAGCGGTTGAGGAGACCGCTGCTCAAGCCGATGTTGGGATCGCGGCTGCTGAGGAACCTGCAACCTCTGCTGCAACAGCAGAGAAAAAACCGGAGCAAGAGGCGGACAAAACGGTTCCGGCTGCCGAACCTGCTTTGTCGGCAACGGCGGAAGCCAAAGCCGAGGCGGAACCTCCGGCTGAAGGACATGCTGGCGGGCAGGAGCAGGAAAAACCGCAGCGTTCGATGTTTAGGCGTTTGCAGGAGCGGCTGGGAAAAAGCCGGAATCACTTTGTTCATCGCCTGGACACGCTCTTTCGCGGGAGAAAAGAGATTGATCAGGAGCTGTTTGATGAACTGGAAGAAATCCTGATCACGGCTGATCTCGGAGTGAACACGGCAATGGAATTGCTGGATGAGGCCAAGAGCAGTGTGAAACGCCAGGATCTCAGTGATCCCCAAGCCCTAAAAAAAGTGCTGCGCGACAAGATTCTTTCTTTTCTCCAAGAATCTTCTCAACCGGCGGAACTGGTTCTGCCAGACTCGGGCCCCTTTGTCATTATGGTGGTCGGTGTCAACGGGGTGGGCAAGACCACCTCCATTGGCAAGATCGCTGCCAAGTTTGCCAAGGCAGGGCAATCTGTGCTCCTGGTGGCTGGTGATACCTTCAGGGCAGCGGCCATTGATCAGCTCAAGATCTGGGGTGATCGTGTCGGAGTGGAGGTGGTTGCCGGACCGCCGAAATCCGATCCTTCCTCTGTCGTTTTTGACGGAGTGGCCAAAGGTGTGGCCAAGGATTATGATGTGGTCATTATCGATACTGCCGGTCGTCTGCACACCTCTGTCAACCTGATGGCAGAGCTGAAAAAGATTAAGCGGGTGGTTGGGAAGAACCTATCAACTGCTCCCCACGAGGTGATGTTGGTGGTTGATGCCACCACGGGCCAGAATGCGATTTCCCAGGCCAAGATGTTTAATGAAGCTGTGGGCATTACTGGCCTGACTCTGACCAAACTGGACGGCACAGCCAAGGGCGGTATTGTCGCCAATATTTGTCATGAATTAAAAATCCCGGTTCGTTTTATCGGCATCGGTGAGCAGGTCGAAGACCTGCGGGATTTTGATCCTGAAGAGTTTGTTGATGCCCTGTTCAGCGTAGAGGAGGGGAGTTAA
- a CDS encoding SMEK domain-containing protein: MNRQEYFNFIEEKLSFLAFRIEMRGGLNILDLNLHSENFYLHFFNLLFDWNLKNLNTVEKNSAGIDLIDTANKIIVQVSATATRQKVESALSKDLLKYSGYNFKFISISKDAKRLREQTFSNPHNLTFSPATDIFDTSSLLSIISTMDIDQQRGIYNFLKKELRSEPDPKKIESNLTTIIKILSKEDWSQGTMGFEIIPYDIEIKIFYNQLEKAKVLIDDYKVHYHRIDKVYSEFDKQGVNKSISILNGIRTEYLALGKNLSPDHCFFSIIDKVIHKIRESANYTAIPDEELTLCVQILVVDAFIRCKIFKNPSGGGSC, translated from the coding sequence ATGAACCGACAGGAATATTTTAATTTCATTGAAGAGAAGCTTTCATTCCTTGCATTCCGTATTGAGATGCGAGGTGGGTTAAATATTTTAGATTTAAATTTGCATTCTGAGAATTTTTATCTACATTTCTTTAATTTGCTTTTTGATTGGAATCTTAAGAATTTGAATACGGTAGAGAAAAATTCTGCTGGTATTGATCTGATTGATACTGCAAATAAAATTATTGTCCAAGTCTCTGCTACAGCAACAAGACAGAAGGTTGAATCTGCTCTTTCAAAAGATCTTTTGAAATACAGTGGCTATAATTTCAAGTTTATATCAATTTCTAAAGATGCCAAAAGATTACGAGAGCAAACATTTTCTAATCCCCATAATTTGACATTTTCGCCTGCCACGGATATTTTTGATACTTCATCTCTCTTGAGCATTATCAGTACTATGGATATTGACCAGCAGAGAGGGATCTATAACTTTTTAAAAAAAGAACTCAGATCTGAACCGGATCCTAAAAAAATTGAGTCAAATCTAACGACAATCATTAAAATCCTTTCCAAGGAAGATTGGAGTCAGGGAACGATGGGTTTTGAAATAATACCGTATGATATTGAGATAAAGATTTTCTATAATCAGTTAGAGAAAGCCAAGGTACTTATAGACGATTATAAGGTTCATTATCATCGAATAGATAAAGTTTATTCAGAATTTGATAAACAAGGCGTGAATAAAAGCATTTCTATTTTAAATGGTATCCGAACAGAATATCTTGCTTTAGGAAAAAATTTGTCCCCGGATCATTGTTTTTTTTCTATTATTGATAAAGTCATCCACAAGATCCGGGAGAGTGCTAATTATACAGCTATTCCTGATGAGGAACTTACGTTATGTGTTCAAATTCTTGTCGTTGATGCTTTTATACGATGCAAAATTTTCAAAAATCCCTCAGGAGGTGGTTCATGCTGA
- a CDS encoding DUF2326 domain-containing protein: MFLKSLTITRGDGSIIRDIPFHSGLNFIVDETPIESGKETGNNVGKTTVLKLVDFCLGAKAKGIYSDQENKRNEYKLVKDFLVENQVMVSLLLKEDLFQEASREVLIERNFLYRKNKIQRIDGQDKKNDEFEEALTDLLFPGHYGKKPTFRQIIAHNIRYEDLSINNTLKNLDRYTRDDEYETLYLFLFGCDFEQGDTKQALRAQINLEENFRKRLESEQTKSGYEAALNLIQTDIDELERQKASLNLNPNFESDLEKLNQIKYQINLASSEIGRLELRKELILEAQKDMQASKSHIDLQQLQQLYQQASSLVNGLQKTFQDLYEFHNRMVESKTEFVAKDLPEIDAKLAIKRQHLNRLLAEEKELSRVIIRSDSFNVLEQLIVALNTKYQKKGDYENTLRQLNSVESKLDELNNDLIKIDDELFSDEFYLKIKGQLNEFNKYFSSVSNELYNEKYALKVDPKTVKGRRVYEFTAFNLNFSSGKKQGEISCFDIAYTLFADEENIPCMHFLLNDKKELMHGNQLIKIAKLVNAKGIQFVASILKDKLPEELNRDEYVILKLSQSDKFFRIES, encoded by the coding sequence ATGTTCCTGAAGTCACTAACCATAACCCGTGGGGATGGAAGCATAATTCGAGACATCCCTTTTCATTCGGGTCTTAATTTTATTGTTGACGAAACACCTATAGAGAGCGGTAAAGAAACAGGAAACAATGTTGGTAAGACAACGGTTTTAAAACTGGTTGATTTCTGTCTTGGTGCCAAGGCCAAGGGGATATATTCAGATCAAGAAAACAAACGGAATGAATATAAACTTGTCAAAGATTTCCTTGTGGAAAATCAAGTGATGGTTTCGCTTCTTCTTAAAGAAGATCTTTTTCAAGAAGCATCTCGGGAAGTGCTTATCGAACGTAATTTTCTGTACCGTAAAAATAAAATACAGCGTATAGACGGTCAAGATAAAAAAAATGATGAGTTTGAAGAAGCACTCACCGACCTCCTTTTCCCAGGACATTATGGCAAAAAACCGACATTTCGCCAAATAATTGCACATAATATTCGCTATGAAGATTTAAGCATCAATAATACGTTAAAAAATCTGGATCGCTATACTCGGGATGATGAGTATGAGACACTCTACCTCTTTCTTTTTGGCTGTGATTTTGAACAAGGAGATACCAAACAAGCATTACGTGCTCAAATTAATCTCGAAGAGAACTTTCGGAAACGTCTTGAGTCTGAACAAACAAAATCAGGATATGAAGCGGCGTTAAATCTTATTCAAACGGACATTGATGAACTCGAACGTCAAAAGGCATCACTCAATCTCAATCCAAATTTTGAATCTGATTTGGAGAAACTTAACCAAATTAAATACCAAATAAATCTTGCTTCATCCGAAATAGGCAGGCTTGAGCTTCGTAAAGAATTGATTTTGGAAGCTCAAAAAGATATGCAAGCAAGTAAATCCCATATAGACTTGCAGCAGTTACAACAACTGTATCAGCAGGCGAGTTCTTTAGTGAACGGACTCCAAAAAACTTTTCAAGATCTTTATGAGTTCCACAACCGAATGGTGGAGTCTAAGACTGAGTTCGTTGCAAAGGATTTGCCTGAAATTGATGCAAAACTTGCCATAAAGCGTCAACACTTAAACCGTCTCCTGGCCGAAGAAAAAGAATTAAGTAGAGTTATTATTAGAAGTGATTCCTTTAATGTACTTGAGCAATTGATTGTAGCTCTTAACACCAAATACCAAAAAAAAGGTGACTACGAAAACACATTGCGTCAATTAAATTCTGTAGAGTCAAAGCTGGATGAACTGAACAATGATCTCATTAAAATTGATGATGAACTTTTTTCAGATGAATTTTATTTGAAAATTAAAGGTCAGCTAAACGAATTTAACAAATATTTCTCCTCTGTATCGAATGAGTTGTACAATGAAAAATATGCATTGAAAGTAGATCCAAAAACAGTAAAAGGTCGCAGGGTCTATGAATTCACTGCATTTAATCTTAATTTTAGCTCAGGAAAAAAACAAGGGGAAATATCTTGCTTTGATATAGCATATACACTCTTTGCTGATGAGGAGAATATTCCTTGTATGCATTTCTTGCTTAACGATAAAAAAGAGTTGATGCATGGTAATCAGCTCATAAAAATTGCTAAGCTAGTCAATGCAAAAGGAATACAATTTGTTGCTTCAATTTTAAAAGATAAACTGCCAGAAGAATTGAATAGAGACGAATACGTGATTTTGAAATTATCACAAAGTGATAAGTTTTTTAGAATTGAATCCTAG